From one Lysinibacillus sp. G4S2 genomic stretch:
- a CDS encoding DNA-deoxyinosine glycosylase, whose translation MSNELKNVLPPVIDSSTKVLIVGSMPGKQSLEKQQYYGNPRNHFWPIIGGILEENIPGDYERRLKLLKSNHIGLWDTIQSCERKGSLDAAIRNEKPNDFKTLFEQYPNIELVLFNGGKAFEVFKKHIGFEVLADRAYQKMPSTSPIPGKNIKSFEEKLEDWRVMNPYLSL comes from the coding sequence GTGTCAAATGAACTGAAAAATGTCTTACCACCAGTTATAGATTCGTCAACAAAAGTGCTCATTGTCGGCTCAATGCCAGGGAAGCAATCATTAGAGAAACAGCAATATTATGGTAACCCACGCAATCACTTTTGGCCGATTATAGGGGGAATATTAGAAGAAAATATACCAGGTGACTATGAGCGAAGATTAAAATTGTTAAAGAGCAATCATATTGGTCTTTGGGATACAATACAATCCTGCGAGCGTAAAGGAAGCTTAGATGCAGCCATTCGTAATGAAAAACCGAATGATTTTAAAACGCTTTTTGAACAGTATCCAAATATTGAGTTAGTCCTTTTTAATGGGGGAAAGGCATTCGAAGTTTTTAAAAAACATATTGGCTTTGAGGTTTTAGCTGATCGAGCCTATCAAAAAATGCCTTCGACTAGTCCAATACCAGGTAAAAATATTAAATCCTTTGAGGAAAAGCTCGAGGATTGGCGAGTGATGAACCCTTATTTATCTCTATAA
- a CDS encoding DUF2268 domain-containing putative Zn-dependent protease (predicted Zn-dependent protease with a strongly conserved HExxH motif), translating into MSVMPTDEWLNEFLASQKFNYNRKFEDLQCSILCNRLVEVFNGGSPEEIQFELQQQGLFQPHEKIDIKKLQNQNAWKIVREEFIYLKKRWSGPNIPIYIFPITQEQTMTNKNGVAYPNALFLFIGELEKEELKALFAHEYNHVCRLQYLNKSLNEVTLLDSLILEGLAECAVEEFYGDKWVAPWLSYYSLDKMRKIWKEHFLPQINIQGLDNHVEFLYGGKLPQWIGYCIGYEIVRTYIKNHSSNKLHIKSSKEILVGSDFPLQ; encoded by the coding sequence ATGTCAGTAATGCCAACTGATGAATGGTTGAATGAATTTCTGGCTAGTCAAAAGTTTAATTACAATAGAAAGTTCGAAGACTTACAATGCTCTATTCTTTGTAATCGTTTAGTAGAGGTTTTTAATGGTGGATCTCCAGAAGAAATACAATTTGAACTACAGCAACAGGGGCTTTTTCAGCCACATGAAAAAATAGATATTAAGAAGTTACAAAATCAAAATGCATGGAAAATTGTACGAGAGGAATTTATTTATTTAAAAAAGAGATGGAGCGGTCCAAATATACCAATCTATATTTTTCCGATAACACAAGAACAAACAATGACCAATAAAAATGGTGTCGCTTATCCAAATGCTTTATTTTTATTTATAGGAGAGCTTGAAAAAGAGGAACTTAAAGCGTTATTTGCACATGAGTACAATCATGTTTGTCGCTTACAATATTTAAATAAGTCTCTAAACGAAGTGACCTTATTAGATTCTTTAATTTTAGAAGGCTTAGCAGAATGTGCAGTTGAAGAGTTTTACGGAGATAAATGGGTAGCCCCTTGGCTGAGTTACTACTCATTAGATAAGATGCGAAAAATATGGAAGGAGCATTTTTTGCCTCAAATCAATATTCAAGGATTAGACAATCATGTTGAATTTTTATATGGTGGAAAGCTCCCTCAATGGATAGGGTATTGCATTGGTTATGAAATAGTAAGGACCTATATAAAAAATCATTCGTCAAATAAACTTCATATAAAAAGTTCGAAGGAAATACTAGTTGGCTCTGATTTTCCGTTACAATAA
- a CDS encoding polysaccharide deacetylase family protein, with protein MTRKYVLFLTLCFLIISVFFTKLTIYADKGRPYYEETGEVVWDINTEDKIIALTFDDGPHPKYTAAILDVLAKYDAKATFFILGKNAEKYPELVLRSYSEGHELANHTYSHPFNVSVAELRKELRQTKGIIYSITGFAPVLFRPVGGNYNDQMINAAVKDGYKVVMWSWHQDTQDWKQPGVKKITQKVLKGSKPGDVILFHDGGGDRTQTIKALEEILPELKKQGYTFVTISELIESKQQKEQVQ; from the coding sequence ATGACACGTAAGTATGTATTGTTTTTAACCCTTTGTTTTTTAATCATATCGGTATTTTTTACAAAGCTGACAATCTATGCGGATAAAGGTCGACCTTATTATGAGGAGACAGGGGAAGTTGTATGGGATATTAACACAGAAGACAAAATAATTGCTCTAACTTTTGACGATGGACCTCATCCCAAATATACGGCAGCTATTTTAGATGTATTGGCAAAGTATGATGCAAAGGCTACCTTTTTTATTCTTGGAAAAAATGCAGAAAAATATCCAGAGCTAGTTTTAAGGTCTTATTCTGAAGGGCATGAGTTGGCCAACCATACGTATTCACATCCGTTTAATGTTTCCGTAGCAGAATTGCGAAAGGAACTTCGTCAAACAAAGGGAATAATTTATAGTATTACTGGATTTGCTCCAGTTTTGTTCCGTCCTGTAGGTGGTAACTATAATGATCAAATGATAAATGCTGCTGTAAAGGATGGGTACAAAGTAGTTATGTGGTCTTGGCATCAGGATACTCAAGATTGGAAACAGCCTGGTGTGAAAAAAATTACACAAAAGGTACTGAAGGGATCGAAGCCTGGAGATGTTATTTTATTCCATGATGGAGGCGGCGATCGCACGCAAACCATTAAGGCGCTGGAAGAAATATTACCAGAACTTAAAAAACAAGGTTATACATTTGTCACAATATCCGAGTTGATTGAAAGCAAACAACAGAAAGAGCAAGTGCAATAA
- a CDS encoding DUF1805 domain-containing protein, with protein MVTIEPIMIQGHFFTAVMVQLPKTTLLTISNETGYIMCGALDVGLLNDRLADRKIIAGRAVGVKTIDELLTAPLESVTYEAQQLGITEGMSGVEALLKMI; from the coding sequence ATGGTGACAATTGAGCCTATTATGATTCAAGGGCATTTTTTCACTGCTGTAATGGTCCAATTACCAAAAACAACCCTACTGACAATTTCGAATGAAACGGGTTACATCATGTGTGGGGCTTTAGATGTTGGCTTATTAAATGATCGCTTAGCAGACCGAAAAATCATTGCAGGTCGAGCAGTTGGCGTTAAAACCATTGATGAGTTATTGACGGCTCCATTAGAGTCCGTTACTTATGAAGCTCAGCAGCTTGGTATTACTGAAGGAATGTCTGGTGTAGAGGCATTATTAAAAATGATATAA
- a CDS encoding endo alpha-1,4 polygalactosaminidase, translating to MRKLLLTITTIIASLGIWLLISSNQAAKSTTSIQAKLADVKDYKYYLDAGNDKIGKEMAKIDLVIVEPIEMQQKYIDYAQKNGTLIYGYINAMEADKWNSELYSQLKEEDFYKDEHGEKMYFSEWDSYLMDMTSQHYQELLLEEIQKQIVQKGLDGVFLDTVGNINSYLPENEQEAQNKAMLSFIKAIKQQYNGLSVAQNWGFQTLADYTAPYVDFIMWENFSYDVVGEDEWSLDMMEQLVQIREKSGTQIMTIGFEDEEKSRTLAEKYQFKFFYSPAGSYYNTWQ from the coding sequence ATGCGAAAATTACTTTTAACTATTACTACTATAATTGCGTCATTAGGCATTTGGTTACTAATTTCTTCGAATCAAGCCGCCAAATCAACGACAAGCATCCAAGCTAAGCTAGCTGACGTAAAGGATTACAAATATTATTTAGATGCAGGAAACGATAAGATTGGTAAGGAAATGGCTAAAATAGATTTGGTCATTGTGGAACCTATTGAAATGCAGCAGAAGTATATCGACTATGCTCAAAAAAATGGAACATTAATTTATGGCTATATTAACGCAATGGAAGCAGACAAGTGGAATTCAGAGCTCTATAGCCAATTAAAAGAAGAAGATTTTTATAAAGACGAGCATGGAGAAAAGATGTATTTTTCTGAGTGGGATTCGTATTTAATGGATATGACCTCTCAACACTATCAAGAGCTTTTACTAGAAGAAATTCAGAAGCAAATTGTTCAAAAAGGCTTAGATGGTGTGTTTTTAGATACTGTGGGCAATATTAATTCTTATTTACCTGAAAATGAACAAGAAGCACAAAATAAAGCAATGTTATCCTTCATCAAAGCAATAAAACAACAATATAACGGCTTGTCTGTTGCTCAAAATTGGGGCTTTCAAACATTAGCTGATTATACAGCACCATATGTTGACTTTATTATGTGGGAAAACTTCTCGTATGATGTAGTTGGAGAAGATGAATGGTCATTGGATATGATGGAGCAATTAGTTCAAATACGAGAAAAATCCGGTACACAGATCATGACGATTGGCTTTGAGGATGAAGAAAAAAGTCGTACCTTAGCAGAAAAATATCAATTTAAATTTTTCTACAGCCCCGCCGGATCTTACTACAACACCTGGCAATAA
- a CDS encoding SIMPL domain-containing protein (The SIMPL domain is named for its presence in mouse protein SIMPL (signalling molecule that associates with mouse pelle-like kinase). Bacterial member BP26, from Brucella, was shown to assemble into a channel-like structure, while YggE from E. coli has been associated with resistance to oxidative stress.): MYYANVGQQSPHTSRVIEVTGNGKVMATPNYVQIQLEVQTRGKNVQEAQQENAIIMNRVIQSLLALHIPRENIQTAFYTISPLYDYENGKQIFNGYEVTNAITVKVTDTSQIGKIIDTAVENGANRISSIQFNIDNVDAYYQQALSLALHNAQMKAKTIAETMHLPLQPQPIEIVEEHESAPVLYRSMAMADSKISTPIEQGQIAINATVRVKFQY; the protein is encoded by the coding sequence ATGTACTATGCAAATGTTGGTCAGCAATCGCCCCATACATCTCGCGTGATTGAGGTCACCGGAAATGGAAAAGTAATGGCTACTCCAAACTATGTTCAAATTCAACTAGAAGTCCAGACAAGAGGGAAAAATGTACAAGAGGCACAGCAGGAAAATGCAATAATTATGAATCGTGTCATCCAATCTCTTTTAGCTCTCCATATCCCAAGAGAAAATATTCAAACAGCTTTCTATACTATTTCACCACTTTATGATTATGAGAACGGCAAACAGATTTTTAATGGCTACGAAGTAACAAATGCTATTACCGTTAAAGTAACAGATACGAGCCAAATTGGTAAAATTATTGATACAGCTGTAGAAAATGGCGCAAATCGGATTTCCTCTATCCAATTCAACATCGACAATGTAGATGCCTATTATCAACAAGCTCTCAGTTTAGCCCTTCATAATGCTCAAATGAAGGCTAAAACAATTGCAGAGACGATGCATTTGCCTTTACAACCACAACCAATTGAAATAGTTGAGGAACATGAAAGTGCACCTGTCCTGTATAGATCAATGGCGATGGCTGATTCCAAAATTTCTACACCTATTGAACAAGGTCAAATAGCCATTAATGCGACTGTTCGAGTGAAATTTCAATATTAA
- a CDS encoding DUF2238 domain-containing protein, translating into MDKDKHWKIHVFLLLTVIIIFVWSVIKPASYLDWLAEVSPAVVAIIIVVAIYNKFRFTTFSYFIIALLSILTFIGGHYTYSEVPLFNWIKEEFHLQRNDYDRFGHFLKGLMAIVIREILIRKTPLTTGAWLTGITISILLAIAALYEIIEWLSTKISKGSNTAKDFVGMQGDPWDAQWDMFSAFIGTVLALLLFTKFHDKLLKRQEK; encoded by the coding sequence TTGGATAAAGATAAACATTGGAAAATACATGTATTTTTATTATTAACCGTAATTATCATTTTTGTCTGGTCTGTAATAAAACCTGCATCCTATTTAGATTGGCTCGCAGAAGTTAGCCCTGCAGTAGTTGCTATTATTATTGTAGTCGCTATCTACAACAAGTTTCGCTTCACAACTTTTTCTTATTTTATTATCGCCCTTTTGTCCATCCTAACATTTATTGGCGGGCACTATACTTATTCAGAGGTCCCACTTTTTAATTGGATAAAAGAAGAATTTCACTTACAGCGGAATGACTACGATCGCTTTGGACATTTTCTTAAAGGTTTGATGGCCATTGTCATAAGAGAAATATTAATACGGAAGACACCTCTAACGACAGGTGCTTGGTTAACAGGTATTACAATAAGTATTTTGCTAGCAATTGCTGCCCTCTATGAAATCATTGAATGGCTAAGTACAAAAATTTCAAAAGGAAGTAACACTGCTAAAGATTTTGTAGGGATGCAGGGAGATCCATGGGATGCACAATGGGACATGTTTTCAGCCTTCATTGGAACCGTTTTAGCTTTACTGTTATTTACAAAATTCCACGATAAATTATTGAAAAGACAGGAAAAGTAA